A portion of the Rhodanobacter sp. AS-Z3 genome contains these proteins:
- a CDS encoding contractile injection system tape measure protein, producing MSQAWRHVIRREYIDLDVEGGELDGFALQAQLAALCHGELTVALDEAFSRAVPGEEHWQFDRIDVDAGHFTQETFAGDFVAAVAAAVKVQIKERQAQAIAQPEVSAEEGDVQWSGAQSIDQAFLYFLATGVLPWWCRLPEGQTLESMLDKAWSEVPGQGQGGSTEALALVALMRVLSSAVPRLRMVRQFSQPFLGRVLERLAPTALVVLREVVAAVHHEWALALPAAVPEQAWVATFVCAVTQQTISQRHLLEAWATLTPEFITPAIIASVLRAATTHAVDLSLKQLRDKTSVSESKPATSTAAPSRRDAQDATSPQPADGSRSEHRMAISAKPLDLHEDVFIDCAGMVLLHPFLPRLFERLELIADDHLLQPDRALALLHFLATGQSSAPEHALVLPKLLCGMEAFEIAGAPVELGEADRTEAENLLQSAIDYWPAIGQTTLDGFRGNFLVRPGKLGKRGDEDLLQIEKQSWDILLGQLPWSIGVVRLPWMRRMLWVEWPY from the coding sequence ATGAGTCAGGCCTGGCGCCATGTGATTCGTCGCGAATACATTGATCTCGACGTCGAGGGCGGCGAGTTGGATGGCTTTGCGCTGCAAGCGCAGCTGGCGGCGCTATGCCATGGCGAACTGACGGTGGCGCTGGATGAAGCGTTCTCCCGAGCGGTGCCGGGCGAGGAGCATTGGCAGTTCGACCGAATTGACGTCGATGCCGGGCATTTCACCCAGGAAACCTTTGCGGGCGACTTTGTCGCAGCCGTGGCGGCTGCGGTGAAGGTGCAGATAAAAGAGCGCCAGGCGCAGGCCATTGCGCAGCCGGAAGTTTCCGCCGAAGAGGGCGATGTGCAGTGGAGCGGAGCACAGTCGATCGATCAGGCCTTCCTCTACTTCCTTGCTACCGGTGTGTTGCCTTGGTGGTGCCGTCTGCCTGAAGGACAGACGCTGGAGTCGATGCTCGACAAAGCCTGGAGCGAGGTGCCGGGACAAGGGCAGGGCGGAAGCACTGAAGCGTTGGCACTCGTGGCATTGATGCGAGTGTTGTCGTCAGCAGTGCCGCGACTGCGCATGGTGCGGCAGTTCTCGCAGCCGTTTCTGGGACGCGTACTGGAACGGTTGGCGCCGACGGCGTTGGTAGTGCTGCGCGAGGTGGTGGCAGCGGTTCATCACGAATGGGCACTCGCGCTGCCGGCGGCCGTTCCGGAGCAGGCATGGGTCGCGACCTTTGTTTGTGCAGTGACGCAGCAAACGATCTCACAACGGCACCTGCTCGAGGCATGGGCGACTCTGACGCCCGAGTTCATCACGCCCGCCATCATCGCAAGCGTGTTGCGCGCAGCAACCACGCATGCGGTAGACCTGTCGCTGAAGCAGCTGCGCGACAAAACCAGTGTCAGTGAGAGCAAACCCGCAACATCGACTGCCGCACCGTCCCGCCGTGATGCTCAAGACGCCACCAGCCCACAGCCAGCCGATGGCTCTCGTTCCGAGCATCGAATGGCGATCTCGGCGAAGCCGCTTGATCTGCACGAAGACGTCTTCATCGACTGCGCCGGCATGGTGTTGCTGCACCCGTTCCTGCCACGGTTGTTCGAGCGACTGGAGCTCATCGCGGACGACCACCTGCTGCAACCTGACAGGGCGTTGGCACTGTTGCACTTCCTGGCGACCGGGCAATCGAGCGCGCCCGAACATGCACTGGTGTTGCCGAAATTGCTGTGCGGAATGGAGGCCTTCGAGATTGCCGGCGCACCGGTGGAGCTTGGCGAAGCAGATCGAACGGAAGCCGAAAATCTGTTGCAGTCAGCGATCGATTACTGGCCGGCCATCGGTCAGACCACGCTCGACGGCTTTCGCGGCAATTTTCTGGTGCGACCGGGAAAACTTGGCAAGCGCGGCGACGAAGATCTGCTGCAGATCGAGAAGCAGAGTTGGGACATCCTGCTCGGGCAATTGCCCTGGAGCATCGGTGTGGTGCGCTTGCCGTGGATGCGGCGAATGTTGTGGGTGGAGTGGCCGTATTGA
- a CDS encoding DUF4157 domain-containing protein, translating to MTVGAPGDKFEQEADHTADKVLRMPDPGMAGKLQRAPGDKAQRQGAHRLQRQSVDKVQRRAEEKIFRTTADEGIQKAPEPRLQRREEEKILRVPAEQKVQRVEQNGIQRTEEKVAHPHRAEEKIFRSPDDTLRKKDEALIQKAATVPGGEHVQRAAAGGVPAVEDHVQSTIHRKMTGGQLLANDARGFMEPRFDADFSNVRVHHDGEAAGLNNRLGAKAFTYQNHIFFSRGQYQPGTSDGKQLLAHELTHTIQQGHAVQRSPEVAPVSAAPATPTVQRFGIQDALDKFADWAYAIPGYRLMTLVIGFNPINMRSADRSAANILRGLIELMPGGSLITQALDNHGVINKAATWVESKLKQLGDIGAGLKQALDDFLDSLSWTDIFDLSGVWARAKRIFTEPITQLIDFAVTTAVELLKMIKDAILKPLAVMAQGTRGYDLLCVLLGSDSITGEAKPPTADNLLGGFMKLIGQEEIWDNIKKGNAIARAFAWFRTALGGLMGIVRSIPTRIIETLTSLTITDVLTVVGAFGKIASCFISIASDFISWGMGTIWDLLKIIFDVVKPGLMGYITKTGAALKSILKNPIPFLRNLVSAAKLGFSNFAGHFGAHLKAGLIDWLTGSLTGVYIPKAATLPELGKFAMSVLGITWAQVRGKIVAALGPNGERIMQGLEQAFDVVKALVTGGVAAVWDLIKEKLSDLKDQVIGGIVSFVTDTIIKKAIPKLIGMFIPGAGFIPAIISIYDTIMVFVHKISKIIQVVKGFIDSIVTIAAGNIGGAAKRVESILAGLLSLSISFLAGFLGLSKVADKIMAVVQKVRAKVDAAIGAAVGWVVGKAKSMFARLFGGKDKPDDRTPSQKQADLDKAISEANALQTAPHATEQSIKKGLGAIKAKYKMKSLVLVVESTDDATEKVHVEGEINPKKQTPTSDTSTGGPVTPVPVNAWILNKGSGNRFEQVSASANLSVRVGGVLVPQTFMTDIPGGGSNKLAYSAEGTAWERTSFVHESKLVTPVGGGEFKLAPAVTGDNIRARFYQDSSSIHENVKRGRRSTLMHNGTHFLSEGDPKDEQRFGYKLEPTSGLALVPWTDSSADHQPPVAAHWTSGGNNQTRGSNTNQATRKMWTSSPSTYKIMSGSLNSSLNSRDAKYTQVVGINFRGPGERP from the coding sequence ATGACTGTCGGTGCGCCCGGCGACAAGTTCGAGCAAGAAGCCGACCACACTGCAGACAAGGTGTTGCGCATGCCCGATCCGGGTATGGCAGGGAAGCTGCAGCGAGCCCCCGGCGACAAGGCGCAGCGGCAAGGCGCGCACAGGTTGCAACGCCAGAGCGTCGACAAGGTGCAGCGTCGTGCAGAAGAAAAGATCTTCCGTACGACGGCGGACGAGGGTATCCAGAAAGCACCGGAGCCGAGACTGCAGCGCCGGGAGGAAGAGAAGATTCTGCGCGTGCCAGCCGAGCAGAAGGTGCAGCGAGTCGAACAGAACGGGATCCAGCGCACTGAAGAAAAAGTAGCGCACCCGCATCGCGCGGAAGAAAAAATCTTCCGCTCCCCCGACGACACACTGCGGAAGAAGGACGAGGCCTTGATCCAGAAAGCTGCGACCGTACCGGGCGGTGAGCATGTGCAGCGTGCCGCCGCTGGCGGCGTGCCGGCGGTCGAGGACCACGTGCAGTCGACCATCCACCGCAAGATGACCGGAGGCCAGCTGCTGGCCAACGATGCCCGCGGCTTCATGGAGCCGCGCTTCGACGCCGACTTCAGCAACGTGCGCGTGCATCACGACGGGGAAGCGGCCGGCCTGAACAACCGGCTGGGCGCGAAAGCCTTCACCTACCAGAACCACATCTTCTTCTCGCGCGGCCAGTACCAGCCCGGCACCAGCGACGGCAAGCAACTGCTCGCGCACGAGTTGACCCACACCATCCAGCAGGGTCACGCGGTACAGCGTTCGCCGGAAGTCGCGCCGGTTTCGGCCGCGCCAGCCACACCGACGGTACAGCGCTTTGGTATTCAGGACGCATTGGACAAGTTCGCCGACTGGGCCTACGCGATTCCCGGCTACCGGCTGATGACCCTGGTGATCGGCTTCAATCCCATCAACATGCGTTCGGCTGACCGCTCGGCGGCCAACATCCTGCGTGGCCTGATCGAGCTGATGCCCGGTGGCTCGCTGATCACCCAGGCGCTGGACAACCACGGCGTGATCAACAAAGCCGCCACCTGGGTGGAATCCAAGCTCAAGCAGCTCGGCGACATCGGCGCGGGGCTGAAGCAGGCGCTGGATGACTTCCTGGACTCGCTGAGCTGGACCGACATCTTCGACCTGAGCGGCGTCTGGGCACGCGCCAAGCGCATCTTCACCGAGCCGATCACCCAGCTGATCGACTTCGCCGTGACCACGGCGGTCGAACTGCTGAAAATGATCAAGGACGCGATCCTCAAACCTTTGGCCGTCATGGCACAAGGCACGCGAGGCTACGACTTGCTGTGCGTGTTGCTGGGTAGCGATTCGATCACTGGCGAGGCCAAGCCGCCCACCGCGGACAATCTGCTCGGCGGCTTCATGAAGCTGATCGGGCAGGAGGAGATCTGGGACAACATCAAGAAAGGCAATGCCATCGCGCGCGCCTTCGCGTGGTTCAGAACGGCGCTGGGTGGCCTGATGGGGATTGTGCGTTCGATCCCGACCCGCATCATCGAGACGCTGACTTCGCTGACCATCACCGACGTGCTGACGGTGGTCGGCGCGTTCGGCAAGATCGCCAGCTGCTTCATCAGTATCGCTTCAGACTTCATCAGTTGGGGCATGGGCACGATCTGGGATCTGCTGAAGATCATCTTCGATGTGGTGAAGCCCGGTTTGATGGGCTACATCACGAAGACCGGGGCGGCGCTCAAGAGCATCCTGAAGAACCCGATACCGTTTCTGCGCAACCTGGTGAGCGCGGCCAAACTCGGCTTCAGCAACTTCGCCGGTCACTTCGGCGCGCATCTCAAGGCTGGGCTGATCGATTGGCTAACCGGTTCGCTGACCGGTGTCTACATCCCGAAGGCGGCCACCCTGCCGGAGCTGGGCAAATTTGCGATGAGCGTCCTCGGCATCACCTGGGCGCAGGTTCGCGGCAAGATCGTCGCAGCGCTGGGGCCCAATGGCGAGCGCATCATGCAAGGTCTGGAACAGGCCTTCGATGTAGTCAAGGCGCTGGTGACTGGCGGTGTGGCGGCGGTGTGGGATCTGATCAAGGAAAAGCTCAGCGACCTCAAGGACCAGGTGATCGGCGGCATCGTTTCCTTCGTCACCGACACCATCATCAAGAAAGCCATCCCCAAGCTGATCGGCATGTTCATCCCGGGTGCGGGGTTCATTCCTGCGATCATCTCGATCTACGACACGATCATGGTCTTCGTGCACAAGATCTCCAAGATCATCCAGGTCGTGAAGGGGTTCATCGATTCCATCGTGACCATCGCGGCCGGCAATATCGGTGGTGCGGCCAAACGGGTCGAAAGCATTCTGGCGGGGCTGTTGTCGCTGTCGATCAGCTTCCTGGCAGGCTTCCTCGGACTGAGCAAGGTCGCCGACAAGATCATGGCCGTGGTGCAGAAGGTGCGCGCCAAGGTGGATGCGGCGATCGGGGCGGCGGTGGGGTGGGTGGTGGGGAAGGCGAAGTCGATGTTCGCGAGGTTGTTCGGTGGCAAGGACAAGCCGGATGATCGGACGCCAAGCCAGAAGCAGGCAGATCTGGATAAGGCGATCAGCGAGGCGAACGCGTTGCAGACTGCGCCGCACGCAACTGAGCAATCCATCAAGAAGGGCCTGGGGGCAATCAAGGCCAAGTACAAGATGAAGTCGCTTGTACTAGTTGTTGAATCCACGGACGATGCCACGGAAAAAGTCCACGTCGAAGGCGAAATTAATCCCAAGAAGCAGACACCAACTAGCGATACCAGTACCGGCGGTCCAGTCACCCCAGTACCGGTCAATGCGTGGATTCTCAACAAGGGTTCTGGCAACCGCTTCGAGCAGGTGTCGGCTAGTGCCAACTTGTCCGTGCGAGTTGGCGGAGTGCTGGTACCGCAGACCTTCATGACCGACATTCCCGGCGGCGGCAGCAATAAGCTGGCCTATTCGGCGGAAGGCACGGCGTGGGAGCGCACCAGTTTCGTGCACGAGTCCAAGCTGGTTACGCCCGTCGGCGGCGGCGAGTTCAAGCTGGCTCCGGCGGTGACCGGCGATAACATCCGTGCCCGGTTCTACCAGGACTCCAGTTCCATTCACGAAAACGTTAAAAGGGGCCGTCGCTCAACGCTGATGCACAACGGCACGCACTTCCTGAGCGAGGGTGACCCCAAAGATGAGCAACGCTTCGGTTACAAGCTCGAACCCACCAGCGGACTGGCCTTGGTGCCGTGGACAGACTCGTCGGCTGACCACCAACCGCCCGTTGCAGCCCACTGGACCAGCGGAGGCAACAACCAGACCAGAGGCAGTAACACCAACCAGGCCACACGCAAGATGTGGACCTCCAGTCCGTCGACTTACAAGATCATGTCCGGTTCGCTGAATTCGAGCCTCAACTCGCGCGACGCGAAGTACACGCAAGTTGTGGGCATCAATTTCCGCGGGCCGGGCGAACGGCCATGA
- a CDS encoding ATP-binding protein: MTSHANIDAALDWITCFVAGCLNVHFGKVGHYEPRPFVYQEDDSWIGRFVKNQDTGACEFALLMLALLPHLHPGVFDKLLAEHMPGGGEFPELGGTRGAGYRSFLPTGETAQFVLAGSNFEGRLEVQHALSAEQWLGRQRVLWVEPVREGEPAMSGRLIVNPEIVEEIVTGKVGHPAFSTDFPAEHIETPMDWDDLVLNPMTRGQIREIEHWIKHNDTLMSEWGMRKRVKPGYRALFYGPPGTGKTLSAMLLGKHTGKEVFRVDLSRVVSKYIGETEKNLSRLFDKAENKNWILFFDEADALFSKRTEVRDAHDKYANQEVAYLLQRIEGYNGLVILASNQRANIDDAFVRRLQAIIPFPVPRQEERYEIWRRTFPAQIALAGDVDWRHIAARHELTGANILNVTHFCAIEALANESLQIDLKSLETAIRREYVKEGKVM; encoded by the coding sequence ATGACATCGCACGCCAATATCGACGCCGCGCTGGACTGGATCACCTGCTTCGTCGCGGGTTGCCTGAACGTGCATTTCGGCAAGGTCGGACACTACGAACCACGACCATTTGTATACCAGGAGGACGACTCCTGGATCGGCCGCTTCGTGAAAAATCAGGACACCGGAGCATGCGAGTTTGCCTTGCTGATGCTGGCCTTGCTACCGCACCTGCATCCGGGCGTGTTCGACAAGCTCCTGGCGGAACACATGCCCGGCGGCGGCGAATTTCCGGAACTTGGCGGCACGCGTGGTGCTGGCTATCGCAGCTTCCTACCCACCGGCGAAACCGCGCAGTTCGTGCTGGCTGGCAGCAACTTCGAGGGACGGCTGGAGGTCCAGCATGCGCTCTCGGCTGAACAGTGGCTGGGCCGCCAGCGTGTGCTTTGGGTAGAGCCGGTGCGCGAAGGCGAACCCGCCATGAGTGGCCGCCTGATCGTCAACCCGGAAATCGTCGAGGAAATCGTCACAGGCAAAGTCGGCCATCCCGCCTTCAGCACCGACTTTCCCGCCGAGCACATCGAAACCCCGATGGACTGGGACGATCTGGTGCTCAACCCGATGACACGCGGCCAAATCCGCGAGATCGAACACTGGATCAAGCACAACGACACCTTGATGAGCGAGTGGGGCATGCGTAAACGCGTCAAGCCCGGCTACCGCGCGCTGTTCTACGGTCCTCCGGGAACTGGCAAGACGCTGAGCGCGATGCTGCTGGGCAAGCACACTGGCAAAGAGGTATTCCGCGTGGATCTGTCGCGGGTGGTGTCGAAGTACATCGGCGAGACCGAGAAAAATCTGTCGCGCCTGTTCGACAAGGCGGAGAACAAGAACTGGATACTGTTTTTCGACGAGGCCGATGCGCTGTTCTCCAAGCGCACCGAAGTGCGCGATGCGCACGACAAGTATGCCAACCAGGAAGTGGCATATCTGCTGCAGCGAATCGAGGGCTACAACGGTCTGGTAATCCTGGCTTCCAACCAGCGCGCCAACATCGACGACGCTTTCGTACGGCGCCTGCAGGCGATCATCCCGTTCCCGGTACCCCGGCAGGAAGAGCGCTACGAAATCTGGCGCCGCACCTTTCCCGCGCAGATCGCCTTGGCCGGCGACGTCGATTGGCGGCACATTGCCGCGCGACACGAGTTGACCGGCGCGAACATCCTCAACGTCACACACTTCTGCGCGATCGAGGCGTTGGCAAACGAGAGCCTGCAGATCGATCTGAAAAGCTTGGAGACAGCGATCAGGCGCGAGTACGTAAAGGAAGGGAAGGTCATGTAG
- a CDS encoding IS5 family transposase: MKQRSFASLSFEVKKKPTRRERFLGEMDKVVPWADLLALIEPSYPTSGRRGRPPMAASTMLRIHFMQQWYALSDPAMEDALYEIESMRRFAGLELNEDAIPDESTILKFRRFMEQHGLAVKIFEAVNAHLSGQGLLLRQGTIVDATIIQAPSSTKNADKQRDPDMRQTKKGQQWYFGMKAHIGVDVESGLVHTVTTTPANVGDVTEVDKLLHGQEKTVHADAGYQGAEKRAPKRGRTWHIAAKRGSVKAMPEGELKDAVKHTEHMKAAVRAKVEHPFRVVKRQFGYQKVRFKGLLKNTAQILTLFALSNLWMVRRTLLASAGEVRL; the protein is encoded by the coding sequence ATGAAGCAGCGTTCGTTCGCCTCGTTGAGTTTTGAAGTCAAGAAGAAGCCGACACGTCGTGAGCGGTTTCTGGGTGAGATGGACAAAGTCGTGCCGTGGGCCGACCTGCTGGCGCTGATCGAACCGAGCTATCCGACCTCCGGTCGTCGCGGTCGCCCGCCGATGGCGGCATCGACGATGCTGCGGATCCACTTCATGCAGCAGTGGTACGCACTGAGCGATCCAGCGATGGAAGATGCGTTGTACGAGATCGAGTCCATGCGCCGGTTTGCCGGGCTGGAGCTGAACGAGGACGCGATTCCGGACGAGTCGACGATCCTGAAGTTCCGTCGCTTCATGGAGCAGCACGGCCTGGCGGTGAAGATCTTCGAAGCGGTCAATGCGCACCTGAGCGGCCAGGGCCTGTTGCTACGCCAGGGCACGATCGTGGATGCCACGATCATTCAGGCGCCGTCCTCGACCAAGAATGCGGACAAACAGCGTGACCCGGACATGCGCCAGACGAAGAAGGGCCAGCAGTGGTACTTCGGCATGAAAGCGCACATCGGGGTGGACGTGGAATCGGGGCTGGTGCACACGGTAACCACGACACCTGCCAACGTGGGCGACGTGACGGAAGTGGACAAGTTGCTGCACGGCCAAGAGAAGACGGTGCATGCCGATGCCGGCTACCAAGGCGCCGAGAAACGGGCACCCAAGCGCGGCCGCACGTGGCATATCGCGGCCAAACGCGGCAGCGTGAAGGCGATGCCCGAGGGCGAGTTGAAGGATGCGGTCAAGCACACCGAGCACATGAAGGCCGCGGTTCGAGCCAAGGTGGAGCATCCGTTCCGGGTGGTGAAGCGGCAGTTCGGCTATCAGAAGGTGCGCTTCAAGGGCTTGCTCAAGAACACCGCTCAGATACTCACGCTGTTCGCGCTATCGAATCTGTGGATGGTGCGACGAACGTTGCTAGCGTCCGCAGGGGAGGTGCGCCTGTGA
- a CDS encoding IS1595 family transposase: protein MAMNRVQFQQGLSMTQFMAQYGTEAKCRRALFRLRWPRGYRCPACAGRLSSRFRREGQLYYQCRACRHQATLLSGTVFEATKLPLTTWFLAIHLLTSTKTNMAALELKRHLGVSYRTAWRLKHKVMEAMMQREEPRQLSGFVQIDDAYLGGERNGGKSGRGSENKQAFVIAVQTDVDLDHPTFAVIEPVRTFDNAAITDWAQRRLAPEAEAFSDGLGAFRRFEATGHAHTVLESEGGRAATEINGARWVNVLLSNLKRSIGGAYHAFKQHKYARRYLAEAAYRFNRRFRLPEFVPRLLRAMVLCAPSPQPFLRQATNFSS from the coding sequence ATGGCGATGAATCGGGTGCAGTTCCAACAAGGCCTGTCGATGACACAGTTCATGGCGCAGTACGGAACCGAGGCGAAGTGCCGACGCGCGCTGTTTCGCTTGCGATGGCCGAGGGGGTATCGCTGTCCGGCGTGCGCCGGTCGGCTGTCTTCGCGGTTTCGCAGGGAGGGGCAGCTCTACTACCAGTGCCGGGCGTGCCGACATCAAGCGACGTTGTTGAGCGGTACCGTATTCGAGGCGACCAAGCTGCCGCTGACGACCTGGTTCCTGGCGATTCACCTGTTGACCTCCACCAAGACCAACATGGCCGCACTGGAACTGAAGCGGCACTTGGGGGTGAGCTACCGCACCGCGTGGCGCCTGAAGCACAAAGTGATGGAAGCAATGATGCAGCGCGAAGAGCCGCGCCAACTCAGCGGTTTCGTGCAGATCGACGATGCCTACTTGGGCGGCGAACGCAACGGCGGCAAGTCCGGTCGCGGCTCGGAAAACAAACAAGCCTTCGTGATCGCGGTGCAGACCGATGTCGACCTCGACCATCCGACGTTCGCGGTGATCGAGCCGGTACGCACCTTTGACAATGCGGCGATCACCGACTGGGCCCAGCGCCGACTTGCGCCGGAAGCGGAGGCCTTCAGCGACGGCCTCGGAGCCTTTCGTCGATTCGAGGCCACCGGACATGCCCATACAGTGCTCGAGAGCGAAGGTGGTCGGGCGGCCACCGAAATCAACGGCGCACGCTGGGTCAACGTGCTGCTGTCGAATCTGAAGCGCTCCATCGGCGGCGCTTACCACGCGTTCAAACAGCACAAGTACGCACGTCGCTATCTGGCCGAAGCCGCCTACCGTTTTAACCGCCGTTTTCGCCTCCCCGAGTTCGTGCCGCGACTACTACGCGCCATGGTGCTCTGCGCCCCTTCCCCTCAGCCGTTTCTACGTCAGGCCACCAATTTTTCCAGCTGA
- a CDS encoding ATP-binding protein, with protein MTTRVEVPTSETLRLRDECWDDHPIIVTNAVLPTAPIGWVLGHVLKWGRRQQAGGAFWAEPRTGKSSCIRAIVRVIAMKFPGAGVLVYEAKKDIVCAEGSLIEDMLLAMEFEGKRPRRLPDMRDQLCRAFFALSAKRRHLFLIFDEAQCLHAIQLEWIKCYINFLVKRGYRVTVVMFGQHELIGMRNRIMMRGRSDLNFRFMEHFLQFEAILCGNDILALLIACDQESEYPSGSGVSYTQFLWPRSFEAGFRLSDQLLAICIGFGMAIEGKLTHEGIAMEYVARTLAELAELTRDRDSTGFLPSKEDWKMAVTLSGYFDRPPIQSLRDNDDNDDTGLRRDAL; from the coding sequence ATGACTACAAGAGTCGAGGTTCCTACCAGCGAGACCCTGCGTCTTCGCGACGAGTGTTGGGACGATCATCCCATAATCGTGACCAATGCAGTGTTGCCTACGGCCCCGATTGGATGGGTGCTCGGTCACGTGCTCAAGTGGGGTAGGCGTCAACAGGCGGGGGGCGCTTTCTGGGCCGAACCGCGCACAGGCAAGAGCTCCTGCATCCGAGCCATCGTTCGCGTAATCGCCATGAAGTTTCCCGGCGCGGGTGTCTTGGTCTATGAAGCAAAGAAAGACATTGTTTGCGCCGAAGGTTCGCTGATTGAGGACATGCTTCTCGCGATGGAGTTTGAAGGAAAGAGGCCGCGCCGCTTGCCTGACATGCGTGATCAGTTGTGCCGAGCGTTCTTTGCATTGAGTGCGAAGCGACGGCACTTATTCTTGATTTTTGATGAAGCGCAGTGCCTGCACGCGATCCAACTGGAATGGATCAAGTGCTACATCAATTTCTTGGTCAAACGAGGCTATCGGGTGACCGTCGTGATGTTTGGGCAGCACGAGCTCATCGGCATGCGAAACCGGATCATGATGCGGGGACGGTCTGACCTCAATTTCCGCTTCATGGAGCACTTCTTACAGTTTGAAGCGATTCTTTGTGGGAACGACATACTCGCCCTGTTGATTGCATGCGATCAGGAGTCGGAGTACCCCAGCGGCAGCGGCGTGAGCTATACCCAATTCCTCTGGCCACGCTCGTTCGAGGCGGGATTTCGGCTGTCCGATCAACTGCTCGCGATTTGCATCGGCTTTGGCATGGCGATTGAGGGCAAGCTGACCCACGAAGGGATCGCCATGGAATACGTCGCACGCACTCTAGCCGAACTGGCTGAGCTGACCCGCGACCGCGACAGCACGGGATTCCTGCCCAGCAAGGAAGACTGGAAGATGGCGGTGACGCTGAGCGGCTACTTTGACCGTCCGCCGATCCAGAGCCTTCGTGATAATGACGACAATGACGATACGGGATTGCGCCGCGATGCGCTTTGA
- a CDS encoding helix-turn-helix transcriptional regulator, protein MAQSTHHPDYQAILTILRNLRERAAVTQIELAERVSNTQTFISKVERGERRLDIVEFVEICEALSLNPVTVLDEFLRLRPVRRKTRSKLAARK, encoded by the coding sequence ATGGCGCAATCCACTCATCATCCTGACTATCAGGCAATACTGACCATCTTGCGCAACCTGCGGGAACGTGCAGCTGTCACTCAAATTGAGCTTGCGGAACGCGTCAGCAACACGCAAACGTTCATATCCAAAGTAGAACGTGGCGAACGACGACTTGATATCGTTGAGTTCGTGGAGATCTGTGAGGCCCTTAGCTTAAATCCCGTTACCGTTCTCGATGAGTTCCTACGACTACGCCCTGTACGCCGCAAAACGCGCAGTAAGCTAGCCGCGCGTAAGTGA
- a CDS encoding SseB family protein, translating into MPKKKARKLNELLEAARQDATPSVAARRQEAFFMALLDATVYSHVPREPAPAGRMRFHQFVRPDNGQTVMPFFTDREQAEFASTGNVGIMAMGARRFFELTRGATLMLNPNLDKITLYPPEIKALLNGQPPPFFTREELQAHEEVGVCLPTVPTDSMVLGLSGLFAREPSVRAAYLTEIHRGVDDSGVFLLLTLVVTCGNEERMVQLTTLELHSISPPLTLPVTMSCQAPDEPLPALCHHGIQFYGT; encoded by the coding sequence GTGCCGAAAAAGAAAGCCCGAAAGCTCAACGAGCTTCTTGAAGCCGCAAGGCAGGACGCCACTCCATCCGTCGCAGCCCGCAGGCAAGAGGCTTTCTTTATGGCATTGCTTGACGCCACCGTCTATTCGCATGTCCCCCGTGAGCCGGCGCCTGCCGGGCGTATGCGGTTCCACCAATTTGTCCGGCCGGATAACGGCCAGACAGTGATGCCATTTTTCACCGACCGTGAGCAGGCTGAATTCGCGTCGACGGGAAACGTGGGAATCATGGCGATGGGCGCGCGACGTTTCTTCGAGTTGACGCGCGGCGCCACGTTGATGCTGAACCCTAACCTTGACAAAATCACGCTCTACCCGCCCGAAATCAAAGCTCTGCTGAACGGCCAACCCCCGCCATTCTTTACACGTGAGGAACTGCAGGCTCACGAGGAGGTGGGCGTGTGCCTGCCAACGGTGCCGACGGACAGCATGGTGCTTGGTCTGAGCGGTTTGTTTGCACGCGAGCCGTCGGTTCGTGCGGCGTATCTGACGGAGATCCATCGAGGAGTCGATGACTCAGGCGTTTTCCTCTTGCTGACCTTGGTGGTGACGTGCGGCAATGAGGAGCGCATGGTGCAGCTCACCACGCTGGAATTGCACTCGATCTCGCCGCCATTGACCCTTCCGGTCACCATGTCCTGCCAGGCACCTGACGAACCACTTCCAGCGCTATGCCACCATGGCATTCAGTTTTAC